ACAAAGAGCAGAGTTTATAAACTACATACCTCCTAAGTTAGAGATATTTGATGAGTATATCTCGCTTTATGAATATCTGGAGCTTAGCAAACTATATTCAGAGTTCAGCATAGACGATGTGGTATCTTTGCTTGGTCTGGATGAATTAAAAGAGAAACAATGCATAAAACTAAGCAGTGGTGAACAACAGCTCACTATGCTTGCATCATCACTACTTCATAATGCAAAACTGACTATTTTTGATGAACCGACATCAAACCTTGATCCGCAAAAAACACGCAGAGTATATGAGATCTTAAAAAGCAACAAACTGCAAAACAGGATCATAATCACACATGATCTAAACCTTGCACATAAACTCGGTTATAAAATTCTTTATATTCAAAATGGAAAAATAGAGTTTTTTGATACGAACGAGAAATTTTTTGAAGAAAAAAATCTTTACAAGTTTTTTGGCTCAAGCATCATACATGTAGATGATTTTTTTATGGTGGACCTATGAGATATCTGTTTATACTTTTATCACTTTTTATTGTAGCCGTTGCTCCCTTTTTTGGTCAAATTGAGATAAGCCTCTCAAATATAAACGACATTGCCTCGATGGATTATAAACTCTTTTGGGATCTAAGACTTCCGCGCGTAGTTGTAGCTTTTTTTACGGGTGCACTTTTAGGTCTTAGCGGTCTTTTATTTCAATCACTATTTAGAAACCCTATGAGTACACCTTTTACGCTCGGTGTTGCAAGCGGAGCTACTCTTGGAACTGCCTTTGCCATAGTTTTTGGGTATATCTCACTAGTAGCTATGTTTGGATTTTTCGGGGCAATACTGACTATAGTGATTCTATTTACGATCACTTCAAGACTTAAAGCCTATGAAACCTCATCACTTCTTTTAGTGGGAATTGCGCTTTCATTCTTTTACTCTGCAGCTTTAATGATACTCTTTTACATCAGTGATGAAACTCAAAGCTATGAGATAGTTCGCTTTACTATGGGAAGCTTGGATATTGTAGGACTAGATCATACTATGCCTGTAGTTATAGCATCTGCCCTGCTTTTAGCCCTGTCACTAAAATACAAGCGTGAGATAAAGCTTCTGCTTACATCTTATGACAATGCATTTTTAAAAGGGATCGAGGTTAAAAAGATCAATACAATCTTACTTATCTCAGTCTCTATCGGTATAGGCGTAGCCGTAAGCATAACGGGACCTATCGGTTTTGTCGGGCTTATAGTTCCGCATATACTAAAGACTATCTACAAACAAAGCGCAGACAAACTGCTCTTTATTACCTTTTTTTACAGCGGAATATTTTTGGTATTTTGTGATCTAATCTCAAGAAACTTAGGCACTAGCTCAGACATCCCAATAGGTGTCATAACTGCATTTTTAGGTGGACCGTTTTTTATCTACTTACTGATCAGAAGGAGAAGAGCATGAGAGCACTCTGCGTATCTGCCGTAGCTTCAAACCAAGGAAAAACCGTTTTAACAATGGCACTGCTGAATCATTTTAAAAACTCGGTAAGACCTTTTAAAATAGGACCGGATTTTATAGATCCGCTATTTCATAAAAAGATCTCAAATACGCCATCTGTGAATCTGGACAGATTTATGATGGATGATGAACAGCTAAAGTGGATGTTTGAGCATTACTCAGACAAAGATATATCTATTTGCGAAGGTGTTATGGGTTTTTATGATGGAATGGACAAAGGAAGCAGTGCATATGATTTGAGTAAGCTTTTAAATATCCCGACTATTCTTATTTTGGATGGAAGTTCTAGCTACATTACTATCAGTGCCGTTTTAAAAGGTCTAGTTAGCTACAAAGAGGACAATACAATAAAAGCCGTAGTTCTAAACAAGATCTCATCACATGGTCATTTTGAGCTAATCAAAAACCAAATAGAAAAAGATCATGATAACATCGTTGTTCTTGGCTGGATTGAGAAAAACATCCCGTCTTTGAGTGATACTCACCTAGGACTTGATCTAAAAGATATGGAAAAAATAGATGAGATCTCAAAAGAGGTCTTAAAACATATAGATACTGCAAAAGTGTTAGAGATTGCGTCTGAATTTTCTATGCCAAAAGCACAAGATTACCCTTTTGAAAAATTAGAGAAGCAGAATAAAAAGATAGCCATAGTTAATGATGAAAACTTCTCATTTTTGTACCATGACAACAAAGAGTTTTTAAAAGAAAGCTTTGAAGATGTGTTAATTATAGACTCTACCAAAGATGAAGAGATCCCAAGTGATACTGACATAGTCTATATTGTCGGGGGTTATGTAGAAGATGAGAAAAACTACGACAAAGTTAAAGACTCAAAACGCTTTAGAGACTCACTTATAAAACACTCAAAAACTAAAACCATATATGCCGAATGTGCAGGTCTGCTTTATCTCTCAAACAGAGTTGATAACAAAGAGATGAGCGGTATTTTAGATCTGGACTTTACACTTCATGGTAGGTTTCAAAGAATGGGTTACTACTACTCAAAAGAGCTTGATGCAAAGGGACATTCTTTTCACTATACAAATGTAGTAGATCCAAAAAACGGTACAGACATAATCTCAAAAGAGAAAAACGGTGAAGGTACAGTAGGGAGTTGGGAAAAAGATAAAGTATTTGGAACTTACCTGCATACGATGCTTAGATGTAACACTGAACTGATAAAGAAGAAGTTTTTATGTTAGAAGCTGATCTACTACTAAAACTCATGCAAAGCAGACGCGATGTAAGAGGGAACAGTTTTTTAGACAAAAGAATTGAAAAAGAGAAACTGGAGATGATACTCAAAGCCGGTATCTCAGCTCCGTCTGTGGGCTACTCTCAGCCTTGGAAATTTATAGTTATAGATAATGAGCGGGTAAAAAACGAGATACATGAAAACTTTGCCATCGAGAATGAAAAGGCAAAGCAGATTTTTGAAAAAAGTGAATTATATAAAAACCTGAAACTAGAAGGGATAAAAGAAGCCCCTCTAAACATAGCCGTGCTTTACGAAGATAGCAATGAAGATATTTTGGGGATGACTAGTATGTCAAGTATGGGTGAGTACAGCGTAGTTTGTGCAGTTGAGAATATGTGGCTGATGGCAAGAAGTTTAAATATCGGTCTTGGATGGGTTAGCATCTTGGATGAGCAAAAAATACTAAAAAGTATAAAAGCTCCAAAGAACCATAAACTGATCGCATATCTTTGCCTTGGATATGTGGATGGCTTTAAAGATGAACCTGAACTAAAAACTCTCAGATGGAAAGAAGAGAAAAAACTTAATGAGTGTGTTGAGTATATATGTTAAGATCTAATTTTGGAGAAGTGTAAACGTGGGCATAAAAACAAAACTAACTCTAAAAGAGTTAAATGATATCTTTGAAGGTTATAACTTTATCTCTATAGAGGCTACTCTATACGGTGTTATCGATACTACCTATATTGCCAGTACACAAACAGATGATTACATCATAAAAAAGTATGAGAGAGATATAAAAGACAGAATTGAGACAGATAAAAAACTCTTAGAGCATTTAAAGCTGTCCGGTTTAAATGTACCTGCTTTTTTAGAGGAAAAAAACGGCTGGTATATATATGAAAAGCTCTCAGGCGATGTTCCAAAGGGTACGACTACTGCTCATATACAAGCTCTTGCAAGACTTTTAAGCGATCTGCATAGAGCTACACATAAAAGAAGTTTTCCAAATCCATTTTTAGAAAGCTGTGAAGTAAAACAAAGTTTAAAATACATAAAATCAAATTATTACCACTACTTCAAAAAGTTTCAACATCTATATGATTTTGATATGCCAAATGACGGGCTGATCCACGGTGATATTTTTAAAGACAACACCGTTTTTGATGAAAATAAAATCGGTATTTTTGATTTTATAGATTCTGGTTATGGAAGTTTTTTATTTGACTGCGGTGTGGCACTTACTGGTTTTGGGGTAAAAAGCACAAACAACTATTATATAAACCTCTTTTTAAATACTTACAACCAAAAAGCCCCTAAAAAACTGAAAAAGTCTGAGCTTATAAACGAGATGGAACTGGCTTCTAAATTTTACACCCTGCTTAGAATCTATAGAAATCAAAATATAAACAATGCAAAAGAGTTGTTATGAAGCACGGCGCAAATATATATAAATACGCTAAAGTAGCTAACTGTAAAGTAGATGAGATTATAGACTTCTCATCAAACATAAATCTTTACCAGCCAAAATGTAAGGTAAAAACGACAAATGATCTGATTGTGAAATACGGGGATACTTCTTATAAAGATCTCAAAAAAATCATCTCTAAAAACTACGGCGTGAAAAAAACTCAGATCTCACTTTTCAACGGTGCTACATCTGCGATCTTTGCCCTGCTGAACTCTTTAAAACTAAACAAGGTTTATCTATATGTCCCGCTTTATGGAGAGTATGAAAAAGCGATCCCTAAAACTGCTAAGATCAAGAAGATAGATCGTTTTAAAAATATTTATAAAACGCCAGAAAAAAACTCAACCGTCATATTTGTAAACCCCTCTACTCCCGATGGAAAATATTATGACTTAAAAAAACTCTTTAAGATCTGGCAAGAACAAAACTGCACCGTAATTTTAGACGAGTCTTTTTTAGAGTTTGAAAATCTGCCATCACTTCGTCAAGAGATTAACAACTATAAAAAGCTCTACATTATCCAGTCTTTTTCAAAGTTTTTCTCTTGTGCTGGAGTTAGGATCGGAGCCGTATTTTCAGACAAGGCAAATATAAAAAAACTAAAACAGCCGATCTGGAATCTGTCATCGTTTGATGCAGAGTTTTTAACACAAAGGCTTAATGACAAAAAGTTTGTAAAAAAAACAAGAGAGCTTCACAAAAAGCAGAAAAAAGAGCTAAAAAAGACACTTAAAAACTCCAAGCTGTTTTCTAAAGTATACGAGAGCGATTCAAACTTTTTTCTTGTAAAAAACACCAAAAAAACTCTTTTCAAATATCTTTTAAAACACAAAATTTTAGTTCGTACCTGCGGCAGTTTTGATAATTTGAGTGATAATTATCTGCGCTTTGCGGTTAAAGATAAAGTATCGCATAAAAAACTAAAAGAGGCGTTGAGAGAGTTTCATGATTAATATAACAATTGCTATCTTTGCGTATTTGATCGATAGAAAATTCGGCGAGTTCAGATCTATAAAACACCCTGTTATTATATTTGGAGAGATGATAGAGTTTTTTGAAAAACATTTTTACAAAGACAGTGTAAGCAGAGGTGCGCTACTTGTTATTTTTATGCTTTGCGTAGTTGGAACGATCGCAATTTTAATCCAGCTATACATTGAGTCTTTGGGATGGTTTTTGAACATACTTATAACATCAGTTTTAGCTTCTATATTTGTAGCTCACAATATGCTTATAGAAAGCGTAAAAAATGTGCTAAGTGCAGAAGATAAAAAGCAAGCCATATCTATGCTAGTTTCGCGCGATACTGAGCATATGAGCGAGAGTGATATCTACAAAGCTTCGATCGAGACCTATGCAGAAAATCTCAGCGATGGTGTTATAGCTCCTTTGTTTTATCTTCTGTTTTTCGGATTATTCGGGATCGTTATTTACAAGGTTATAAACACTATGGATTCTATGGTCGGATACAAAAATGAGATATATATAAACTTTGGAAAAGTTGCAGCGCGCTTGGACGATCTTGTAAACTACATACCTGCTCGTATAACCGCAGTTTTAATCATGCTTAGCTCTTACGATGCAAGGGAAAAATACGGAACATTAGGTTTTTACAAAGATGGAGAAAAACACGAAAGCCCAAACGCAGGACATCCGATCACTGCTATGGCTTTGGTACTCGAAGTGAAACTAGGCGGTGATACTTACTACTTTGGTAAACTAAAACATAAACCCTACTTCGGCGAGGGACGTGAAAACATAACAAAAGAGGATGTGCAAAATGCCTTACAAATCTTGGTTTGATGAACATACAAGTAAGCATAAAAAGATAGTAGATAAACTGCTTCAAAAAAACTTCACTACTGAAGAAATAATTGAATATTTTGACTTTGAGAACATGGTAGAGATGGAGAAAGATTTTTGTCCACTTTATGAGAAAAATAAAAAATGCCACGATATGAAAAAATTAAACTGCTACCTTTGTGCATGTCCGAATTTTCGTTTTAACGACAATGGAATTGAGAAAATAGATGATAAAACAAAATATAGCTACTGCTCAATTAATTCTAAAAAAGGTGAACTTGGCACTTACGGAGATGCAATCCACCAAAACTGTTCAGGTTGTGACGTACCACATGTTAAAAAGTATGTAGAAGATAAGTTTGATATAGATTGGAAGAAAATTATGAAAGAGTGTGATTTAGATGAATAACCTAAGCATTTTCGGAACAAGCTCAGACGCAGGAAAGTCAACTCTAAGTTTTGCGATCACTTATCTGCTTCATAAACGCGGTATTAAAGTAGCACCGTTTAAAGCTCAAAATGTCTCAAACAACTCACAAGTTACAGATGCAGGCGGTGAAGTTGCGATCCCTCAGTATTTTGCCGCAGAGGCTATTGGTATGAAAACTACTCCAGATATTAATCCTATCCTTTTAAAGTCAGGTTCAAAAAACTCTACACACCTGATCATTAACGGTAAAAGTGTCGGAGACAAAGACGTACTTTCTTACTACCGAGATATCGGCACTTTAAAACCTGTTGCAAAAAAAGCTTTTAAAACATTAAGTAAAAAGTATGAGTGTATAGTTGCCGAGGGTGCTGGAAGTCCGGTTGAGTTAAACCTGATGGAGAAAGATCTCTCAAATATATACATAGCCAAAAAGTTTAACACCAAGATCATACTGGTTGCAGACATCGAGCGCGGTGGAGTATTTGCATCTATATACGGTGTGTATAAACTTTTGCCAAAACAGCTTCGTAAAAATGTCATAGGTGTTATTGTAAATAAATTTCGTGGGGATTCATCGCTTTTTGATGAGGGGATAAAGATCATTGAAAAAGACTTTGGTATAAAGGTGCTCGGAGTAGTTCCATACAAAACTTTCAACCTTGGCTTTGAAGATTCTCAGTCGATCATGGGTTATGTTCAAGATACAAAAAAAGCCAAAATTAAAGTCGGAGTTGTAAAACTCCCTCATATATCAAACTTTACAGATTACGAACCACTTGTGGCAGATGAGGAGTTAGAACTTAGTTTTATACAAAATGTTAGCGAGTTATCATCATGTGATGTGGTTGTTTTACCAGGGAGCAAACGTGTTGTAGATGATTTGGAGTGGCTAAACACAAACTGCTTTTCAAAACAACTTACAAACACAAACAAAACAGTTATCGGTATCTGTGGTGGTTATGAGATGATGTTTGAGAACATAATAGACGCAGAAGCGATTGAAACCGATAATAAAAGCACAAAAGCTCTTGGAATTTTTAAAGGCAAAGTTGAGTTTAAAAAAGAGAAAATTGTTAAAAAAGGCAAGTATGAGATCTTTGGTTCAAAAGTTAAAGGCTATGAGATCCATAATGGAGTTAGCAAAGATCTTCATATGCAAAAAAATAACTACTACGGTACATTTATACACGGGCTATTTGATAACGACAAGATAAGATATAAAATTTTTAATCAAGTAGATCCAAACTATAAAGGATATAATTTCAAAAAGTACAAAAAACAAACAATTGAAGATTTTACTTCACATATTGATACTCATATAGATATGGAATATATATTAAAAAAATTATAGGAGACTTTTTGACAACAAAAAATATTTTTACAAATGAATTAGATTCACTGCCGGATGGAAAAGCAGACTTTTTACTGGCAGCTTCAGTTACAAATACATGTAAGATAAAAGGTATTACTCAAGCAGGTATTCCGGGCCTAATTCCGCTTACTCCAACTCTAGATGCAGAGTTTATAGTAAATGAAAAAGTATATTCTATAGACGAAGTTGCAGAGACTCCAACAGGTGTTCCTACTCCTGCACTGATGACAAGAGCTGTACACAATTTAGATCCTTTTGAATCTATTGAAATTTTAGATTTAGGACTTACTACAAGTCCGAAGAACACTGTAACTCATCAGTTTAATATCCATCCATCTCAAGCTATAAACGAAGGTGCAAATATAGATGCTAAAGAGATCTTTGCAAAAGGTATGGAATTTGGAAGAAAGTATGAACTAAAAGGAA
This Sulfurimonas sp. DNA region includes the following protein-coding sequences:
- a CDS encoding ATP-binding cassette domain-containing protein translates to MLKISDFSNSILANIDFHIKEDENLIILGSNGAGKSTLAKVLCGITHSESVEIFSHALESLNAKQRAEFINYIPPKLEIFDEYISLYEYLELSKLYSEFSIDDVVSLLGLDELKEKQCIKLSSGEQQLTMLASSLLHNAKLTIFDEPTSNLDPQKTRRVYEILKSNKLQNRIIITHDLNLAHKLGYKILYIQNGKIEFFDTNEKFFEEKNLYKFFGSSIIHVDDFFMVDL
- a CDS encoding FecCD family ABC transporter permease, which gives rise to MRYLFILLSLFIVAVAPFFGQIEISLSNINDIASMDYKLFWDLRLPRVVVAFFTGALLGLSGLLFQSLFRNPMSTPFTLGVASGATLGTAFAIVFGYISLVAMFGFFGAILTIVILFTITSRLKAYETSSLLLVGIALSFFYSAALMILFYISDETQSYEIVRFTMGSLDIVGLDHTMPVVIASALLLALSLKYKREIKLLLTSYDNAFLKGIEVKKINTILLISVSIGIGVAVSITGPIGFVGLIVPHILKTIYKQSADKLLFITFFYSGIFLVFCDLISRNLGTSSDIPIGVITAFLGGPFFIYLLIRRRRA
- a CDS encoding cobyrinate a,c-diamide synthase, whose protein sequence is MRALCVSAVASNQGKTVLTMALLNHFKNSVRPFKIGPDFIDPLFHKKISNTPSVNLDRFMMDDEQLKWMFEHYSDKDISICEGVMGFYDGMDKGSSAYDLSKLLNIPTILILDGSSSYITISAVLKGLVSYKEDNTIKAVVLNKISSHGHFELIKNQIEKDHDNIVVLGWIEKNIPSLSDTHLGLDLKDMEKIDEISKEVLKHIDTAKVLEIASEFSMPKAQDYPFEKLEKQNKKIAIVNDENFSFLYHDNKEFLKESFEDVLIIDSTKDEEIPSDTDIVYIVGGYVEDEKNYDKVKDSKRFRDSLIKHSKTKTIYAECAGLLYLSNRVDNKEMSGILDLDFTLHGRFQRMGYYYSKELDAKGHSFHYTNVVDPKNGTDIISKEKNGEGTVGSWEKDKVFGTYLHTMLRCNTELIKKKFLC
- the bluB gene encoding 5,6-dimethylbenzimidazole synthase translates to MLEADLLLKLMQSRRDVRGNSFLDKRIEKEKLEMILKAGISAPSVGYSQPWKFIVIDNERVKNEIHENFAIENEKAKQIFEKSELYKNLKLEGIKEAPLNIAVLYEDSNEDILGMTSMSSMGEYSVVCAVENMWLMARSLNIGLGWVSILDEQKILKSIKAPKNHKLIAYLCLGYVDGFKDEPELKTLRWKEEKKLNECVEYIC
- a CDS encoding phosphotransferase produces the protein MGIKTKLTLKELNDIFEGYNFISIEATLYGVIDTTYIASTQTDDYIIKKYERDIKDRIETDKKLLEHLKLSGLNVPAFLEEKNGWYIYEKLSGDVPKGTTTAHIQALARLLSDLHRATHKRSFPNPFLESCEVKQSLKYIKSNYYHYFKKFQHLYDFDMPNDGLIHGDIFKDNTVFDENKIGIFDFIDSGYGSFLFDCGVALTGFGVKSTNNYYINLFLNTYNQKAPKKLKKSELINEMELASKFYTLLRIYRNQNINNAKELL
- a CDS encoding aminotransferase class I/II-fold pyridoxal phosphate-dependent enzyme, with the protein product MKHGANIYKYAKVANCKVDEIIDFSSNINLYQPKCKVKTTNDLIVKYGDTSYKDLKKIISKNYGVKKTQISLFNGATSAIFALLNSLKLNKVYLYVPLYGEYEKAIPKTAKIKKIDRFKNIYKTPEKNSTVIFVNPSTPDGKYYDLKKLFKIWQEQNCTVILDESFLEFENLPSLRQEINNYKKLYIIQSFSKFFSCAGVRIGAVFSDKANIKKLKQPIWNLSSFDAEFLTQRLNDKKFVKKTRELHKKQKKELKKTLKNSKLFSKVYESDSNFFLVKNTKKTLFKYLLKHKILVRTCGSFDNLSDNYLRFAVKDKVSHKKLKEALREFHD
- the cbiB gene encoding adenosylcobinamide-phosphate synthase CbiB; this encodes MINITIAIFAYLIDRKFGEFRSIKHPVIIFGEMIEFFEKHFYKDSVSRGALLVIFMLCVVGTIAILIQLYIESLGWFLNILITSVLASIFVAHNMLIESVKNVLSAEDKKQAISMLVSRDTEHMSESDIYKASIETYAENLSDGVIAPLFYLLFFGLFGIVIYKVINTMDSMVGYKNEIYINFGKVAARLDDLVNYIPARITAVLIMLSSYDAREKYGTLGFYKDGEKHESPNAGHPITAMALVLEVKLGGDTYYFGKLKHKPYFGEGRENITKEDVQNALQILV
- a CDS encoding cobyric acid synthase translates to MNNLSIFGTSSDAGKSTLSFAITYLLHKRGIKVAPFKAQNVSNNSQVTDAGGEVAIPQYFAAEAIGMKTTPDINPILLKSGSKNSTHLIINGKSVGDKDVLSYYRDIGTLKPVAKKAFKTLSKKYECIVAEGAGSPVELNLMEKDLSNIYIAKKFNTKIILVADIERGGVFASIYGVYKLLPKQLRKNVIGVIVNKFRGDSSLFDEGIKIIEKDFGIKVLGVVPYKTFNLGFEDSQSIMGYVQDTKKAKIKVGVVKLPHISNFTDYEPLVADEELELSFIQNVSELSSCDVVVLPGSKRVVDDLEWLNTNCFSKQLTNTNKTVIGICGGYEMMFENIIDAEAIETDNKSTKALGIFKGKVEFKKEKIVKKGKYEIFGSKVKGYEIHNGVSKDLHMQKNNYYGTFIHGLFDNDKIRYKIFNQVDPNYKGYNFKKYKKQTIEDFTSHIDTHIDMEYILKKL